Proteins encoded together in one Coffea arabica cultivar ET-39 chromosome 2c, Coffea Arabica ET-39 HiFi, whole genome shotgun sequence window:
- the LOC140035698 gene encoding uncharacterized protein, with protein MAYRTSIRTSTGATPYSLMYGMEAVLPAEVEIPSLRILMEAKLEEADWIKQRHEQLTSIDERRFNAICHGQCYQKRVARAYNKKVYRRVFEEGDNVLKRILSMQDEAKGKFAPNWQGPFIVQKEHCVHK; from the exons aTGGCGTACCGGACTTCTATTCGGACATCAACTGGGGCAACACCGtattcactcatgtatggaatggaagctgtgTTACCAGCCGAAGTTGAGATTCCTTCGTTGCGAATCCTCATGGAAGCTAAGTTGGAAGAGGCTGATTGGATAAAGCAGCGCCATGAACAATTGACGTCGATCGATGAAAGGCGATTCAATGCTATTTGTCATGGTCAGTGTTATCAGAAacgtgtggcccgggcttacaacaaaaaagtctaTCGGCGggtatttgaagaaggtgacaaTGTGCTAAAGCGAATTTTGtcgatgcaagatgaagctaaggGCAAATTCGCTCCAAactggcaagggccgttcattgtccaaaag gaacactGCGTTCACAAATGA
- the LOC113728930 gene encoding uncharacterized protein produces the protein MNTQPESSDKTTATTQPEVTSPGVQLAELLAKFGEMASEMAAQKKLIDELVSSGVQPELPHVIQLQSEPFVIPTVQTTVPTQGRPLDQLYDQLRASGKIGTVPPPTYPYGMPVWYNPQAVCAYHSGAPGHATLDCKALKHKVQDMVESREIVIRKREPQGPNVNQNPLPEHVGVVMDDTEYMEQIKKLAIEAEVFGVTDQPFVIELPFEEDNKPFVLDLTPAENEALKPVVIEFPKQEPVLSLQQVPWNYDEPSIQIGENSTAKKEVSVVTRSGKTVNPFETTTPIQANSSEPPIKPTITEKEAVDFLKRLQRSEYNIVEKLSKSPAQITMLDLLFSSDVHRDALIDVLTRAQIPRDISVDNFSNVVGSVLFNKQIVFSDDELPTEGIGHNRALYITVRCNGKMLPKVLIDNGSALNICPWSTLEKLGLQDIKLRPSGTIVRGFDGAQRDPIGEADLSGAVPSSLHQLLKFVVNDKLITIFAEEDCLVITDSGVKEEGSQSVTMSPHSTSDIVSVSWITTEEQTLSKASVMMAREMIRGGYKFDKGLGRELQGILKPVKIVEKRDTFGLGFRPTAKDFKEMKERKRAEKEGRQRVFDIPPLRYTFPRPAEIITSEGNSTEEIEDSLSQLFIGAIFEDNFPNEAEFPDIPEGSISNWTAEFLPIRKEFR, from the exons atgaatactcaaccagaatcatccgataAGACCACAGCGACTACACAACCGGAAGTCACGAGTCCTGGGGTCCAGTTGGCAGAGTTACTTGCTAAGTTTGGGGAAATGGCCTCTGAAATGGCCGcccaaaagaaattaattgATGAGCTTGTCAGTAGCGGGGTACAGCCAGAGCTTCCGCACGTAATACAACTGCAATCTGAACCCTTTGTTATTCCTACAGTTCAAACTACTGTTCCCACGCAAG gtagGCCTTTAGACCAACTGTATGACCAGTTAAGGGCCTCTGGAAAAATTGGTACAGTACCACCTCCTACCTACCCGTACGGCATGCCCGTTTGGTATAACCCGCAAGCTGTTTGCGCGTATCATTCAGGGGCACCTGGGCATGCAACTTTGGATTGCAAGGCGCTTAAGCATAAAGTTCAGGATATGGTTGAGTCTAGAGAAATCGTGATCAGAAAAAGGGAGCCACAAGGGCCAAACGTAAATCAAAACCCCTTACCAGAGCATGTTGGGGTTGTTATGGATGACACGGAGTATAtggaacaaatcaagaaattggcaatagaagctgaagtgtttggagTCACGGACCAACCGTTTGTCATAGAGTTGCCATTCGAAGAAGATAACAAGCCTTTTGTCTTGGACCTCACGCCAGCCGAGAATGAAGCTTTGAAACCAGTAGTCATCGAATTCCCGAAGCAGGAGCCCGTATTAAGTCTGCAACAAGTGCCGTGGAATTACGATGAGCCTAGCATACAGATCGGGGAGAATTCAACCGCAAAGAAGGAAGTGTCAGTAGTTACCAGATCGGGGAAGACTGTAAATCCATTTGAGACTACTACTCCAATTCAAGCCAATAGTTCTGAGCCACCCATcaaaccaacaatcaccgagaaagaagccGTCGATTTCCTTAAACGACTCCAGAGAAGTGAATACAACATAGTGGAAAAGCTAAGCAAATCACCTGCCCAGATAACCATGTTGGACCTACTTTTCTCTTCGGACGTGCATAGGGATGCATTGATCGACGTATTAACAAGAGCTCAAATTCCGAGGGACATTtctgttgataatttttcaaacgtggTGGGGAGCGTATTATTCAACAAGCAAATTGTTTTTTCTGACGATGAATTGCCGACGGAGGGCATCGGACATAATAGGGCGTTGTACATAACAGTGAGGTGCAATGGAAAAATGCTGCCTAAGGTGTTAATCGATAATGGATCCGCACtgaatatctgtccttggagtaccttaGAGAAACTAGGATTGCAAGACatcaagctgaggccttcagggactatCGTTAGAGGGTTCGATGGAGCGCAGAGGGACCCAATAGGAGAGGCAGATTTA tctGGGGCCGTGCCGTCTTCGTTGCATCAATTACTCAAGTTCGTGGTAAATGACAAACTAATCACTATCTTTGCTGAAGAGGACTGCCTGGTGATCACCGATTCTGGAGTTAAAGAGGAGGGTAGTCAAAGTGTTACCATGTCCCCTCACAGCACATCCGATATAgtctccgtaagttggataACCACAGAGGAACAAACTCTCTCAAAGGCCAGTGTAATGATGGCCAGAGAAATGATTCGTGGAGGATACAAATTCGACAAGGGGTTGGGGCGTGAACTGCAAGGGATCCTGAAGCCAGTGAAGATAGTAGAAAAGAGGGATACCTTCGGTTTGGGTTTCAGACCAACCGCCAAGGATTTCAAGGAGATGAAGGAGCGTAAAAGAGCAGAAAAAGAGGGCCGGCAAAGGGTTTTCGATATTCCACCGCTACGGTATACTTTTCCCCGGCCAGCTGAAATAATCACATCAGAGGGTAATTCAACTGAAGAAATCGAGGATAGTTTGTCCCAACTGTTCATTGGGGCAATATTTGAAGACAATTTCCCGAACGAGGCcgaatttcctgacatccctGAAGGGTCGATTTCCAATTGGACAGCTGAATTTCTGCCTattcggaaggagtttcggtaa